Proteins from a genomic interval of Vanacampus margaritifer isolate UIUO_Vmar chromosome 4, RoL_Vmar_1.0, whole genome shotgun sequence:
- the tp53bp1 gene encoding TP53-binding protein 1, protein MDLDGSELDSSLPQPENPCLIVEDSQPDSVALEDDPESSYRAVLARRLSNLQPSACSPVLELISSPVGSRSSQIDSQSESCRSNSQAGPGILALANHSSECQEECQEESQVLDINPAKKLKSNLPMDSDSTRPCDQSDDGISQFGFLALSQSQDFVVDEVNSQKGDVCDKPREASETHSKFEHNINTVTSQDLVYKVVRSEVSSSSRLDQTLNVQVLLHSQCLKDSGEPEERDHDEIVSSQQDMFDADKTVDSTVSEPEQQVYPTSTPANTLRLLHLSGQETLAQQSLSQSSVDYVAPTPDNFSHAPLIVPNSPTAAESQSDADEPMDTWPSAEEETALKKDVPMGTEASYKPQPPKSTPAVCQSTAGSVVEQPLSLPSQPEFSHDVFLPTQSQEAPQPSDNKTEPLSLEPRHQETSSAFTMPLQLAVNMDNDDSSQQLSEEIMEDTQATQIEELEKQPRVNTTDSVAPHSDQRSECNGIWAESQSAPTSKPCTQMPFLKSPDVNVNECETDIKESGLPNDVSCSQSKIESSDVIVNSCILETPSDVTPCSLESQSVISNMPVMEVAKSGVNVAESAESPSQSLSQNCGSIHSQTSKVEIDERADIEEKAASEEEEEEVAMEGQSTLASSGIALVLSQSEMMSSVDKDDADVDESIITVEESNRDSQVLPKTQSQLLKGTSPHSSTDQVSISTNGHEPAAVQEPEEQKNKSFSDSSAETSFHFTLPKDGELIGPVVGATPPLISQLKRTLRHSTPIETFSEKSDVAGDVSADVKDDVLEECGDELAEKGDGRLSLRMKLVTPIEEGSSERFSLQKPTLSEEDESVAKVTTVTKAETSSPSVFTRVRQVHRQQEAEDEDIHLAGDNNTPVREELFTSPQRCSQTSSLGCSSLPNSQSESLQVEVLAVPQEAAKETETEQFEEIQEPELSVPNQTLDNSIAANPSHKHAAAQKASSCTTMPCSPAGKGEPGTPSFRRTSGPSYRRHVRTIQEVRTTITRIITDVYYEDGKEVDRKVTEESEDPVVDCQVLENDISPCRTSSSLTSGDLGDISSLSSKASSLQQSSGGASSSTIGLSRPEFIIPPSRSAKSASPKRGGGQKQRGNRGQRAGSVVTKDTGTPESGALVSQTPRGRAKRGRPSRGGGASAQPRLSAQGQPLSSSEDEPYIPTPHVPVTPTDDEVPCHSNSLRSSPEEASSAGSSFVGLRVVAKWSSNGYFYSGRIIKDPGEGRYRLRFDDGYECEVAGKDILLCDPIPLETEVTALVEDEFFSVGVVKGYRTEGQNLFYNVERDGEEQWYNRTSVILSLEQGNRLREHHSLGPYEPSTPLAKAADISLDNLVEGKRRRRGVPGGSNTPIHSSTSSPRNPGPSTKRRLRTSDNDSSPAKRSRRGAGARAAPRVGMCNTSGSGTDLAGQTCDPAETHGPMPHNASLFMGFAFMLTASSETDRLNNLLSDDPEEDDHVQTSPFNKAYTESQLLAGGGFVLPDFNEEQCKAAYQSLLIVDQHCRTRKYLLCLASGVPCVSHLWVRDCCKDNKLLNYRNYLLPAGLGPDGDIMEWHPRCSPFKDLHFFLVFEKPVELWAQLVTMAGASSVRHFHADKDASDVPAGKYDVVVSDHSCPPLIEKNVTSLKVPLVSPEWLIQSVICGERLDFQSKPQYFHNYSSLTSQSSS, encoded by the exons ATGGATCTCGACGGAAGTGAATTGGACTCTAGCCTGCCTCAGCCGGAGAACCCATGCCTTATCGTGGAGGACTCCCAGCCGGACAGCGTCGCCTTAGAAGACGACCCCGAGAGCAGCTATCGTGCCGTGCTGGCCCGACGTCTATCAAACCTGCAGCCCAGCGCATGCAGCCCGGTCCTG GAGCTGATATCGTCACCAGTAGGAAGTAGAAGCTCTCAGATTGATAGCCAGTCAGAGAGCTGCCGTAGTAACAGCCAGGCTGGTCCTg GCATTCTCGCTCTGGCCAACCACAGTTCAGAATGCCAAGAAGAGTGTCAAGAAGAGAGTCAAGTTCTCGACATAAACCCTGCAAAGAAACTCAA GAGTAATTTGCCAATGGATTCTGATTCCACAAGACCCTGCGATCAGTCTGACG ATGGAATCTCTCAGTTTGGTTTCCTTGCACTTTCCCAGAGTCaggattttgttgttgatgaAGTGAACAGCCAGAAGGGAGATGTGTGTGACAAACCTCGAGAAGCCAGTGAGACACACTCCAAATTCG AGCACAACATCAACACTGTGACATCACAGGATCTGGTATACAAAGTAGTCAG ATCTGAGGTGAGCTCCAGCAGCCGATTGGATCAAACACTGAATGTTCAGGTGCTACTGCACTCGCAGTGCCTCAAAGACTCTGGTGAGCCGGAAGAGCGGGACCATGATGAAATAGTATCATCTCAGCAGGACATGTTTGATGCTGACAAGACAG TAGACAGTACAGTGTCTGAGCCAGAGCAACAAGTTTACCCCACCTCAACACCAGCCAACACCCTGCGGCTCTTGCATCTTTCTGGACAGGAAACACTGGCGCAGCAGAGCTTATCCCA GAGCTCTGTTGATTATGTTGCCCCAACCCCAGACAACTTTTCACACGCACCGTTGATTGTCCCCAACTCACCAACTGCAGCAGAGAGCCAAAGTG ATGCTGATGAGCCCATGGATACCTGGCCGTCTGCAGAAGAAGAAACTGCTCTAAAGAAAGACGTGCCGATGGGAACAGAAGCCTCCTATAAACCACAGCCACCCAAGTCAACTCCTGCTGTATGCCAGAGTACTGCTGGTTCTGTGGTAGAGCAGCCGCTTTCTTTACCCTCTCAGCCCGAGTTCTCGCAC gatgTGTTTCTCCCAACACAGAGTCAGGAGGCTCCTCAACCGTCGGATAACAAGACTGAGCCCTTGTCTCTTGAGCCTCGTCACCAGGAAACGTCCTCTGCTTTCACAATGCCTTTACAGCTCGCTGTGAACATGGACAATGACGATTCTTCCCAGCAGCTGTCAGAAGAGATCATGGAGGACACCCAGGCGACACAGATAGAAGAACTGGAAAAGCAGCCTAGAGTCAATACTACTGACTCTGTGGCTCCACACTCCGATCAGAGGAGCGAGTGCAACGGCATCTGGGCTGAATCACAAAGTGCCCCCACTTCCAAACCTTGTACTCAGATGCCTTTCTTGAAATCACCTGATGTGAACGTGAACGAATGTGAGACTGATATCAAAGAGTCAGGCCTTCCTAATGACGTGTCTTGTTCTCAGTCCAAGATTGAATCTTCAGATGTGATTGTCAACAGCTGTATACTTGAGACTCCGTCAGATGTCACACCCTGCAGTCTGGAATCACAGTCCGTGATCTCCAATATGCCTGTTATGGAGGTTGCAAAGAGTGGCGTGAATGTAGCGGAAAGTGCAGAGAGTCCGTCACAATCACTGTCACAGAACTGTGGATCCATTCATAGTCAGACGAGCAAAGTTGAAATTGACGAGCGTGCAGATATTGAAGAAAAAGCTGcttcagaggaggaggaggaggaagtggcaATGGAGGGGCAGAGTACTTTGGCTTCTTCAGGTATTGCTTTAGTCCTCTCCCAAAGCGAGATGATGTCATCTGTTGACAAGGACGACGCAGACGTGGATGAGAGCATTATCACAGTTGAAGAGAGCAATAGAGACTCACAGGTTCTTCCCAAAACACAGTCGCAGCTTTTAAAAGGCACTAGTCCTCATTCGAGCACGGACCAAGTGTCTATATCTACTAATGGCCATGAGCCTGCCGCGGTACAAGAACCAGAGGAGCAGAAAAACAAGAGCTTCAGTGATAGCTCAGCAG AAACGTCCTTCCATTTCACACTGCCTAAAGATGGTGAGTTGATTGGTCCAGTTGTTGGAGCAACTCCTCCTCTAATCAGCCAGTTGAAGAGGACGCTCAGACACAGCACTCCCATTG AGACATTTAGCGAGAAGTCAGACGTTGCCGGCGATGTCAGTGCTGATGTGAAAGACGATGTACTGGAAGAATGTGGAGACGAGTTGGCAGAGAAAGGGGACGGGAGGCTGAGTTTGAGGATGAAGTTAGTGACCCCCATTGAAGAGGGAAGCTCCGAACGCTTCAGTCTGCAGA AGCCCACTTTATCAGAAGAGGATGAATCTGTTGCCAAGGTTACCACTGTCACCAAGGCTGAAACCAG cagcccatcAGTGTTCACTCGTGTCAGGCAGGTGCACAGACAGCAGGAGGCAGAGGATGAAGATATTCATCTGGCTGGAGACAACAACACACCTGTCAG GGAAGAGCTGTTCACCTCACCACAAAGATGCTCCCAGACTTCATCACTAGGATGTAGCAGCCTGCCTAATAGCCAATCAGAGTCTTTACAAGTGGAAGTGTTGGCAGTGCCACAGGAGGCTGCAAAAGAAACGGAAACTGAGCAATTTGAAGAGATCCAAGAACCAGAGCTGTCTGTCCCAAACCAGACTTTAGACAACTCTATAGCTGCTAATCCATCCCACAAG CATGCAGCTGCCCAGAAAGCCAGCTCTTGTACAACAATGCCATGTTCGCCGGCTGGCAAG GGCGAACCAGGGACCCCATCTTTTCGAAGAACTTCAGGCCCCTCCTACCGCAGACACGTGCGTACCATCCAGGAAGTACGGACCACCATTACACGGATCATTACAGATGTTTATTATGAAGATGGCAAAGAAGTGGATCGCAAGGTTACTGAG GAGAGCGAAGACCCAGTGGTGGATTGTCAGGTGTTGGAAAATGACATTTCCCCGTGCCGCACAAGCAGTTCCCTAACCTCTGGTGACCTTGGTGATATCAGCTCCTTGTCGTCTAAGGCCTCCAGCCTTCAACAAAGTTCTGGGGGAGCGAGCAGCTCTACCATTGGTCTCTCCAGGCCAGAGTTCATCATTCCACCCAGCAGAAGTGCAAAATCCGCCAG TCCCAAAAGGGGAGGCGGGCAGAAACAGAGGGGCAATAGGGGTCAAAGGGCAGGGTCAGTGGTCACAAAGGACACAGGTACCCCCGAGTCTGGGGCATTAGTTTCACAAACCCCCAGAGGACGGGCTAAACGTGGCCGACCCTCCAG GGGAGGAGGTGCTAGCGCACAGCCACGTCTCAGCGCTCAAGGTCAGCCCCTGTCGTCCTCAGAGGATGAACCTTACATCCCGACCCCGCACGTCCCCGTCACCCCCACAGACGACGAGGTTCCGTGCCACTCCAACTCCCTCCGGTCATCCCCAGAGGAGGCAAGCTCAGCCGGGAGTAGCTTTGTGGGACTGCGAGTGGTGGCCAAGTGGTCGTCCAATGGCTACTTCTACTCTGGCCGCATTATCAAAGATCCTGGGGAGGGGAGATACCGCCTGCGTTTTGATGATGGCTATGAATGTGAAGTGGCGGGCAAAGATATCCTGCTGTGTGACCCCATTCCACTGGAGACTGAGGTCACCGCTTTGGTGGAAGATGAGTTCTTCAGTGTAG gTGTGGTGAAGGGTTATAGAACAGAAGGGCAAAATCTCTTCTATAATGTGGAGCGAGACGGTGAAGAGCAGTGGTACAACAGGACGTCAGTCATCCTCTCCCTGGAGCAGGGAAACAGACTGAGGGAGCATCACAGCCTCGGCCCCTATGAGCCCTCCACGCCCCTTGCCAAGGCCGCCGACATCAGCCTCG ATAATTTGGTGGAAGGCAAAAGGCGACGCCGAGGAGTCCCTGGCGGATCAAACACCCCAATCCACAGTTCCACTAGCAGCCCTCGAAACCCGGGTCCCTCCACCAAGAGAAGGCTTCGCACCTCGGATAACGACAGCTCGCCGGCCAAAAGAAGCCGCAGGGGTGCCGGCGCCAGAGCCG CTCCGCGGGTCGGCATGTGCAACACATCCGGCAGCGGTACAGATCTTGCCGGGCAGACGTGCGATCCTGCCGAGACGCACGGCCCGATGCCCCACAACGCGTCTCTCTTCATGGGCTTCGCCTTCATGCTGACGGCCTCGTCCGAGACGGACCGACTGAATAATCTGCTCAGCGACGATCCGGAGGAGGATG ATCACGTGCAGACCAGCCCATTTAACAAAGCATACACTGAATCTCAACTACTGGCGGGCGGTGGCTTTGTCCTGCCGGATTTTAATGAAGAACAG TGCAAGGCAGCCTACCAGAGTCTTCTCATTGTGGACCAGCACTGCCGTACCAGGAAGTACTTGCTGTGCTTAGCCAGCGGCGTACCATGCGTCTCACATCTTTGGGTGCGAGACTGCTGCAAGGACAACAAACTGCTCAACTACAGGAACTATCTGTTGCCTGCTGGTTTGGGGCCAGATGGTGACATCATGGAATg GCATCCCCGCTGCAGTCCCTTCAAGGACCTGCATTTTTTCCTGGTGTTTGAGAAGCCAGTGGAGCTTTGGGCCCAGCTCGTCACAATGGCTGGCGCTTCTTCAGTCCGACATTTCCATGCTGACAAAGATGCTTCTG ACGTTCCTGCAGGCAAGTATGATGTCGTAGTATCCGACCATTCCTGCCCGCCACTCATTGAGAAAAATGTGACATCACTTAAAGTCCCACTGGTGTCTCCTGAGTGGCTCATCCAGAGTGTCATCTGTGGGGAGCGCCTTGATTTCCAGAGCAAGCCTCAGTATTTCCACAATTACTCCTCTTTGACATCACAATCGTCATCATAA